One Candidatus Nitrososphaera evergladensis SR1 genomic window, CTCAATATTGTTCGCGCTCCAGCTGGCGCGCTCAAGCCAGAAGCAGTATCTGCCGGCGCTGCTTTCGGGCGTATGCCTTGGCCTGGCAATTTTCACAAAGATCCCTGTTTTTGCCATGATCCCCCTTGTCGGCTTTATGATCTACACTGGCAGCAGCAAGGACAGAAAGAGCAGGCTGAGAAACATTGGCATATGGCTCATCCCTGTAATCCTGATTCCTCTATTATGGCCTCTTCAAAGCATATCGACCAATTCCTTTGATAACTGGGTTAAAGGCGTTCTGGCACAGACCCAGAGGCACAGCTACGGAGTCGCAGGCATTTTTGAGACTTTTCTCACCGTCGACCCCGTCCTGCTGGCGCTAGGCGTCGTTGGATTAATGTACGCCATCCCAAGAAAAGACCTGTTTATTCTGCTGTGGCTTGGGCCTTTCTTGGCATTTCTGTGGCTCATTGGATACGTGCAGTATTTCCACATCCTCCCGGTGCTGCCTGTGTTTTGCATCGCAGGTGCCTTGTGGTTAAATGACCTGGTTGACAAGATAAAATCAAGAAAACACAATCTGGCAGGCTATGGCATAGTAGCGTCCGTGGTACTTTTTGGACTGGTGAGCACCACCTTGCTGATAACAACCAATGTGACATCTGCGCAGTTTGAGGCTACGGCATTTGCCCTGTCCATAGCAGACAAGGACACGACGATAATTGCAAACCCCGTCTACGCCTGGCCTTACAAGTTTGTGTTTCACATGCCGTATGCGATGAACGACTACAGAGATGTCCTGTACTCTGAAATCAACACAGACAAGGTTGTGCTTGTGTCAGAGCCACACCTGCAGGGCAGCATCGGCGAGCCGCAGATTAGACAAGCATATGACAGCACCGCCAGCGTCAGAACTTTTTACGGCAACTCTAGAAACTATGATGTAGGTTTGTATCCGTATACCAGCATGGCGCTAAACAACCAGGGAGACTTTATCGACGTAAGGCAGAGGGTCCCTTGACAAGGCTTTTATTCTAATGTCCTTTTCAGGACGCGTGTAGCCCGCATATGCTACAGATAGCAGTAAGCAGAGGAGGAAAAGAGCCTGTAATAATATTTCTGGCTGTCATAGCTATTGGACTTGCCGCAGCATTTTACCTGTACTTTGTAGTTGACAAGTATTCTCTTCTTTATTATTGGGACGCCGTCTCGCATTCAGTTGCAGCCAGAAAGCTGGTAGACTGGGGCGAAAACCCCGGCTTGGGCCAGATTGGAACGGTGTGGATGCCGCTTCCGCATTTCCTGCTGATTCCATTCGTTCTGGTAGACCTGCTTTTTTCAACGGGGTTTGCAGGCACGGCCCTGAGCTTGCCGTGCCTGGCTCTGACTTCGGTATACCTGTACAAAATTGCAAAAGGACTGCAAATCCCCGGCATCGCCGTCATTCCGGCATACGCTGCTTTTGCAGGGGCGCTGCTGTATGCGACAAACCCGAACATCCTGTATCTTGGGATAACCTCGATGACTGAAGCTCCTTTCATGCTCTTTTTCGTGGCTTCTGCATATTATTTCCAGATGTGGTATCAGAAGGGCAACAAGCTGAGAGACCTGATACTGTGCTCGGTTTTCCTGTCGTTTGCCACCTTGTGCAGGTATGAAAGCTGGTTCCTTCCGGTCTTTTTGATAATTGTTGTAGGCGTGTTTGCAATAAAGAAAAAGGAGGGCAAGGATCAACAGTCCAACAATAGAAAAGCACTTGCCATACTTGCTTCCATTCTCTCCCTGTCAAGCATAGTGTTCTGGCTTGCCTGGAACCAGTACCACTATGGAGATCCGTTTGAGTTTAGCAATGCGCAGTACTATTCTGCGTCCTGGTACGCGCAAAACAGGCCGTTTCGCGAGCTCTTGTTCCTGCAGCCTGCAAACGTCCTGTCGGTTTATGGCGTTACCGCGCTTGCAATGTACGGGCCCATTCTGCTTGGCGCAGGGGTGGCAGGGTACTATGTCTTTCGCAAAGCCCGCATAGATGGCAAAAAGATTGTGCTTCTGTTTCTGGCGCTTCCGCCGCTGTTTACCATCGTCTCGCTGTTGATTGGAATTGGCGAAATGTCCTACTGGTTCAACTCGCGGTTTATGGTGCTCCTGTCGCCTCTGATCATAGTAATGACATGCATATTCCTTGCCAAGGTTGGTGATGATGGCAGGATAGTAAAAAGAAGGCGCGCCATCACCATCGCTGCCATAGTTGGCGCCCTGTTTATCTATCAATTAGCTATTCCTGCGTTTGCTGCCGTCATCACGGTGGACGATGCAAAAGGTGGCTACTCTGTCAAGGAAAACCAGCTTGCCATAAAAACAGGCGAGGCGCTAAAGTCTCTGTATGACGGCAACGGCAAAATCATGGTGCTGACGGGATCCGGACTGGAGCAGAGGATAATGGTTACAAGCGGGATCGCGCTGCGGAATTTTGATGAGATTATAGAACCAAGCACGTGGAAGGCATCGTTCAAGGAGCCGTGGTCCTATGACAGGTGGCTGGTTATCACCAGCCATCCCGGCTCTGACGCCCTAAACACGACAAAATACTGGCTTGACCGGCAGGACGAGCTTGCGACACATTACAACACGGTATACGAAAACGAATACTACAAGATCATGGCCTTGAAATAAGGAGAAGTAAAAGATTAATTTCCACTGCAATCTGCATAATTTTGCCTTGGCGAGCAAAACCGCCGTCGTTGCAATTACAAAACACGGGATCGAGATTGCCCGAAAGATAAAGGGCAAGATGCCCGAGGTGGAGGTTTACGTCCCTGCAAAGCACAGCGACGGCGGCGCAGATATCAACTGGTTTTCAGAGCAGAGCACGCAGCTTGTCGCCAGCTTGTTCAAGTCGCACGACGCGCTGATATGCGTGTTTTCGCTTGGCGCAGTCATACGCATGGTCGCGCCATACCTTGTGGACAAGAAAAGCGACCCTGCAGTGATTGTAATAGACGACAGGGCAAACTATGTCATCAGCGCGCTTTCAGGCCACCTTGGCGGCGCAAACGCGCTTGCACGGCTCGTGGCCTCTTTCCTTGGCGCCAAGCCCGTCATAACCACGGCCGCAGACGTCAACGAAACCATCGCCGTGGACCTTGTGGGCAGGGAGTTTGGCTGGACAATCGAGAATTTTGACAACGTGACAAAGACAAGCGCGCTCATGGTAAACGAGGAAAGGATCGCCATCTACCAGGATGCCGGCGAGCGCAACTGGTGGCAGGGCCAGCAGCTTCCAAAAAACGTCACCGTTGTCGATAATATCGAAAAAGTCAAGTCGCCTGATTTCAAGGCGGCCCTTGTCATCACCGACAAGATGGTGGATCAGGACGTCGTGGCCAAGTCCGTGGTGTACAGGCCAAAGACGCTCGTGGTCGGGATTGGCCTGCACTGGGACACGAACAAGGAAACCATAGAGTCTGGAGTAACTGCTGTCTTTAAGGAAAAAGGCCTTGCGCTCAAGAGCGTGCGCAACATCGCAAGCGTCGACCGCGGGGCAAGGGTCAAGGGCCTCGACGAGTTTGCAGGGCAGTATGGAATGCCTGTTCAGATCTACAAAAAAGAAGACCTGGCCAAGGTGGAGGTGCCAAACCCGTCGCCGGCCGTGCAAAAGTTCGAGGGGACGGCAAGCGTGTCAGAGGCTTCAGCCATCCTGGACTCAAAGGGCGAGCTGATAGTGCAAAAGCAAAAGTTCCCGCCAAACCTCACCGTGGCCGTGTGCAGGGTCGCAGACTTCTCTCAGTAAGATATTTTATCCCAATATATGCACACATTTTTTGCAATTGAAGAAGAGGGCGCTTCTTATCGTCGACAGGGGCAGCAGGGAGCCAGAGGTCCGGCAGGAGATGCAGGAGATATGCGCGCTTGCCAAGGGCAAGGCAGGATACGACTTTGCCGACTATTGCTTCCTTGAGGTGCTCCCCCCGTTCATTGAAGAGGGCATCAAAAAGTGCGTCGACGCCGGCGCCGAGGCGATAACCGTGATGCCCTATTTCCTCTACCCCGGCATGAAGCTAAAAGACACGGTAAAGCAGAGCGCAAGGATAGGCCGCGACAAGAACCTGAATCTGGTAATAACAAGGCCGCTCAGCTATCATCCCATGATGCCAGAGCTTGTATCGGAGCGCATAGCCGAACTAAAAAAAGAAAAAAGCATCAGCCTTTCCGACAGCCAGTGCGACGTGCTTTTGATAGGGCATGGCAGCAGCGACAGAAATGCGCACGACGCCTTCGTGCACACTGCAGAGGCGATAAAATCTCGCTACCGAAACGTGCACCACTGCTTTTTAGAACTTGACACACCAAACATCGAGCAGGGGGTCATGCAGGCGGTGGCCAGGCAGCCAAAAGTGCTACTCATGATGCCGTATTTCCTGCATAAAGGAGCCCACATCAAGCGCGACGTTGTAAACGATGTTTCGGCCGCACTTGAAAAAGCGCGCTTTCAAGACGCTTACATGGCAAGGCACCTGGGAGTTGACGACAAGCTGGTCAACCTCGTAGTCGAGCGCGCCAAGGAAGTGGAAAACCGCCAGGGGCCGGACGACAGAAGCTTTGGGACTGCCGCAAGCAGGAGCATGACGGAGAGGGCCTTTGACATTGAAAAGAGGAGCTTTGAGATAATCGACTCTGAAGTCGGACCGCACGACTACGACTCCATGCAGTGGCCAATAGTGCGCAGGGTGATTCACGCAACGGCTGACTTTGACTTTGCCGGCAAGGGCAAGATGCTGTTCCACAAGCGCGCGATCGAGTCTGCGTTTTTTGCGATCAAAAACAGGTGCACCATAGTCACGGACGTAGACATGGTGCTTGCCGCCATCAACAAAAAATCGCTTTCCGACCTTGGGCTCAAGGGGGCCTGCTACATCTCTGACAAGAGCGTCGCAGAACAAGCAAGGAGGCTTGGCAAGACCCGGTCGGAGATGGCCATGAGGCACGCGGCAAAGGAAATAGAAGGCGGGATTGTAGTTGTTGGCAACGCGCCGACCGCGCTCTTGGAAGTCATTTCGATGGTAAAAGAAGGCGTGGCCAAGCCTGCGCTAATAGTCGGCATCCCTGTGGGCTTTGTGTCTGCGCCCGAGTCAAAGGAAGCGCTTGCCAAAATGACTGACGACGACGATGGCGTGCCGTTCATAACAAACGTCGGCAGAAAGGGCGGCAGTCCAGCCGCGTCGTCAATAATCAACGCGCTGCTTTTGCTGTACCAGAATAATAGTCAGCGGCGCAAGTAGGATGCGCAACTGCGTACAAGCCTCTCTGCCAGCACGTTGTTCTTGCTTGCAAAGTGCAGGTGCATGTATGCCGCAAGACCTGTTTCGCCTATCACAAAGCCGTCCCTGCCATCCGTGACTCCTTTTCCCTTTTTCATGGCGTACGCAAACCTGCTGTCCCTGGAAATGTCCTCTATTGCGGAATAGTGGAACTCGTGGCCGCGCAGGTTTGCCCTGCCAAAGACCGGCCCGTCGCAGTCAGCCTCGGTGTAGTTGAGCGTGAGGCGGGAGGTCATGACCGTGTCGGCGTCAATCAGCCCTGCCATCCTGCGAGTTTTTTTCTCGCCCTTGTACCCGCTTATCGAGCGTGTCAGGTACATCAGCCCGCCGCATTCGCCGTACACCGGCATGCCAGCGTTTACCGCTTTTGCGACAGACTTTATCATGGGCCTGTTTTTCTCCAGCTTGTCTGCAAGCACTTCTGGAAAGCCTCCGCCAAGCATCACGCCGTCTATTCCCTCCGGCAGCCTGGCATCGTTTACCGGGCTGAAAAAGACGAGCCTTGCACCCGCCCTCCTTAGCGCGTCAAGGTTGTCCGCATAGTAAAAGTTGAACGACTCGTCAAGCGCGACTGCTATTGTTGTGGCCTTTTTCTTTGGTGCCTTTTTCATTGCAGACGATGATGCAGGGAGCGGGCCTGTCCCACATGCCTTTAAAATAGAGTCAATGTCAATCTGCTCCGAGACGTATTTTGCGGCGTCAAGTATCGCGGCGCGTTTTTTCTTTTGTAACTCCTGGGCAGGCACGAGCCCGAGGTGGCGCTCGTCCATCTTTATCTCGCTGTTGCGCCTGATGACGCCAAGCACCGGCACCCTCCTGACCTTTCCTGCAAGCGCTTCTGAAAGGTAGCCTGCGTGTCTGTCGCTTGCCACGTTGTTCAGGATGATGCCTGCAATCCTGACGCTCCTGTCAAAGTGAGTAAAGCCAAGGGCTATGGCCGCAATGGACCGCGCGCTCTTGCTTGCATCGACTACCAGCACCACCGGCGCGCCAAGTATCTTTGCCACGTGAGCGGTGCTTGCAAAGTTGTCTTTTCCTGACATGCCGTCAAAGAGTCCCATTACGCCCTCGATGACTGCCACGTCGGCACTCTCGCACGCAGAGTTAAAGCAGTCAATGACTCCCTGCCTTCCCATGAGCCAGACATCGAGGTTGCGCGACTTGCGCCCCGTCACAAAGGTGTGGTAAGAGGGGTCGATAAAGTCAGGCCCGACCTTGAATGGCTGTACGGCAAGCCCCTTTTTTTTGCGCAGGGTGTGCATTATTGCAACTGCGACAGTGGTCTTGCCCACTCCGCTTGTGACTCCTGCGACCACTATTCTAGGGACTGCCACCGTCGCCATGCAGCAACACAATTGTGTTGCAGAATGGTGGTATTAATAATATAATATGACTACTTAGCTCAGGATCTCGGGGAACTTTTGTCTGCACGCAGAGCAAAACACCGCATCATTGGTTGTCAGAGCATCGCACGCAGGGCACATCTTCCAGACGTTGGTTTCTGCCTTGAGGTCCTTGCCGCAGTCTGGGCAGAACTTGGACGCAGGGGGCACGGCTGCAAAGCAGCAGTAGCGGCACGCAACCGTTTCTTTTCTTCTTCTTCTTCTTTGGCTCTGCTACCTCCTGTATTGTTGCTGCTTGCTTTGGAGGCTCGGCCTTTAGCTGCCGTGACGGCTGGACGGCGGAGGAGACAACAAGCATTTCGCCACTTATCTGGGGCCTGATCCCCAGCATCAGTTCCTCCTTGAGGATGGCAAACTCTTCCTCGGTTATCATGCCCTGGTGCTTCATAAGCGCCAGCCTTTCAAGCCTGTCAAGCGCATCCATCTTGGGTTTTTCCGGCTCGAGTCTCATCTCGGGCTTTGGTTCTTGCTTTTGGGCAGTCTTGCGGCTTGATAATTCGCCCCTCATGCCCTTTTGGATGAACGCGCTTACCTGCAGCGCCACCTGCTTGTCGACAGCCGGCAGGTCAATATGCTGCAAAGATGCGAGGGGTTTTAAGAGTATCTCTGTGGAAAACACGCCGCGCTTTAACATGACGGTGGCAATCTCTTCGTATTTTATGGCAATGATGTTTGCCCGCAGGCCAAACATCTTGGGATCCTTGAA contains:
- a CDS encoding ArnT family glycosyltransferase, whose product is MLSITISKKKYSLIIFIPIILSSFTHLWNATGFPDIFYDEGIYMRRAMNVLVYQMPQENPYYYDHPLFGQMFLAGLLAVTGFPDSLHPSASVQSVEELYLVPKIWMGLLAVLDTFLIYKIAEYKYNSRVAFLASLLFAVMPMSWLFRRILLESLLLPFLLSSILFALQLARSSQKQYLPALLSGVCLGLAIFTKIPVFAMIPLVGFMIYTGSSKDRKSRLRNIGIWLIPVILIPLLWPLQSISTNSFDNWVKGVLAQTQRHSYGVAGIFETFLTVDPVLLALGVVGLMYAIPRKDLFILLWLGPFLAFLWLIGYVQYFHILPVLPVFCIAGALWLNDLVDKIKSRKHNLAGYGIVASVVLFGLVSTTLLITTNVTSAQFEATAFALSIADKDTTIIANPVYAWPYKFVFHMPYAMNDYRDVLYSEINTDKVVLVSEPHLQGSIGEPQIRQAYDSTASVRTFYGNSRNYDVGLYPYTSMALNNQGDFIDVRQRVP
- a CDS encoding ArnT family glycosyltransferase, with the translated sequence MLQIAVSRGGKEPVIIFLAVIAIGLAAAFYLYFVVDKYSLLYYWDAVSHSVAARKLVDWGENPGLGQIGTVWMPLPHFLLIPFVLVDLLFSTGFAGTALSLPCLALTSVYLYKIAKGLQIPGIAVIPAYAAFAGALLYATNPNILYLGITSMTEAPFMLFFVASAYYFQMWYQKGNKLRDLILCSVFLSFATLCRYESWFLPVFLIIVVGVFAIKKKEGKDQQSNNRKALAILASILSLSSIVFWLAWNQYHYGDPFEFSNAQYYSASWYAQNRPFRELLFLQPANVLSVYGVTALAMYGPILLGAGVAGYYVFRKARIDGKKIVLLFLALPPLFTIVSLLIGIGEMSYWFNSRFMVLLSPLIIVMTCIFLAKVGDDGRIVKRRRAITIAAIVGALFIYQLAIPAFAAVITVDDAKGGYSVKENQLAIKTGEALKSLYDGNGKIMVLTGSGLEQRIMVTSGIALRNFDEIIEPSTWKASFKEPWSYDRWLVITSHPGSDALNTTKYWLDRQDELATHYNTVYENEYYKIMALK
- a CDS encoding cobalt-precorrin 5A hydrolase, with product MASKTAVVAITKHGIEIARKIKGKMPEVEVYVPAKHSDGGADINWFSEQSTQLVASLFKSHDALICVFSLGAVIRMVAPYLVDKKSDPAVIVIDDRANYVISALSGHLGGANALARLVASFLGAKPVITTAADVNETIAVDLVGREFGWTIENFDNVTKTSALMVNEERIAIYQDAGERNWWQGQQLPKNVTVVDNIEKVKSPDFKAALVITDKMVDQDVVAKSVVYRPKTLVVGIGLHWDTNKETIESGVTAVFKEKGLALKSVRNIASVDRGARVKGLDEFAGQYGMPVQIYKKEDLAKVEVPNPSPAVQKFEGTASVSEASAILDSKGELIVQKQKFPPNLTVAVCRVADFSQ
- a CDS encoding precorrin-8X methylmutase — its product is MQLKKRALLIVDRGSREPEVRQEMQEICALAKGKAGYDFADYCFLEVLPPFIEEGIKKCVDAGAEAITVMPYFLYPGMKLKDTVKQSARIGRDKNLNLVITRPLSYHPMMPELVSERIAELKKEKSISLSDSQCDVLLIGHGSSDRNAHDAFVHTAEAIKSRYRNVHHCFLELDTPNIEQGVMQAVARQPKVLLMMPYFLHKGAHIKRDVVNDVSAALEKARFQDAYMARHLGVDDKLVNLVVERAKEVENRQGPDDRSFGTAASRSMTERAFDIEKRSFEIIDSEVGPHDYDSMQWPIVRRVIHATADFDFAGKGKMLFHKRAIESAFFAIKNRCTIVTDVDMVLAAINKKSLSDLGLKGACYISDKSVAEQARRLGKTRSEMAMRHAAKEIEGGIVVVGNAPTALLEVISMVKEGVAKPALIVGIPVGFVSAPESKEALAKMTDDDDGVPFITNVGRKGGSPAASSIINALLLLYQNNSQRRK
- a CDS encoding cobyrinate a,c-diamide synthase; amino-acid sequence: MATVAVPRIVVAGVTSGVGKTTVAVAIMHTLRKKKGLAVQPFKVGPDFIDPSYHTFVTGRKSRNLDVWLMGRQGVIDCFNSACESADVAVIEGVMGLFDGMSGKDNFASTAHVAKILGAPVVLVVDASKSARSIAAIALGFTHFDRSVRIAGIILNNVASDRHAGYLSEALAGKVRRVPVLGVIRRNSEIKMDERHLGLVPAQELQKKKRAAILDAAKYVSEQIDIDSILKACGTGPLPASSSAMKKAPKKKATTIAVALDESFNFYYADNLDALRRAGARLVFFSPVNDARLPEGIDGVMLGGGFPEVLADKLEKNRPMIKSVAKAVNAGMPVYGECGGLMYLTRSISGYKGEKKTRRMAGLIDADTVMTSRLTLNYTEADCDGPVFGRANLRGHEFHYSAIEDISRDSRFAYAMKKGKGVTDGRDGFVIGETGLAAYMHLHFASKNNVLAERLVRSCASYLRR
- a CDS encoding double zinc ribbon domain-containing protein; the protein is MPPASKFCPDCGKDLKAETNVWKMCPACDALTTNDAVFCSACRQKFPEILS